Within the Desulfobacterales bacterium genome, the region CCGCTGGAGGAAAATCCTCGTGCAATGACAACTTTTAAAGGATGATGCGAACAAACAAAAGGGTCCTCATGACTATGAAATCTGAAGACATAGAGAAGTTAAATAGTGAAATCAGCCTGTTGCGACGGAAAGTTGCCGAATTTCAGGGGACTGAACAACGCTGCCGCAACGCCGAGGCCGCGCTCAAAGCCTATGAAGAAAGAAACCGGCTTCTGGGCGATAGCGCGCCGCTCGGAATTTTTGCCATTGATACCCGGGGTGGTATAACCGGTATCACGCGGAAAATGCAGCAAATGCTTTCCTGGCCTTCTGTCTGCAACTCAGAAGCAGTGAATCTGTTCGATTGTCAGGCCATGCTTGCGTCGGGAATCTTCCCAGATATTCAGCGCTGCATCGATCAGAATCAACCGGTCATCACTGAACATCCCTTCACTGATCCCCAGGGGACCTGCGTTCATTTGCGCTATTATCTCAGTCCCATACCTGGCGCCAATGACACCGTAAGCGGCGTTATGGCCATTGTTGAAGACTATACCGAATTGAAAAGGGCGGAGGATGCCCTCAGGGAAAGCGAGAAGCGATATCGCCAGTTGTTTCAATCCGCCCCCATCGCCCTGATCGAATGGGATGCTTCCCCTTTGAAGGCCTATCTTGAAGAACTGCGGTTATCCGGGGTCTCTGATTTTAGAACATACCTGGAGCAAAATTCTCAACAGGTTCACCATTGCTGGTCGTTGATAAAGGCTGTGGATCATAATCAGGCCTTCCTGGACCTGATGGGCGTGGCCGACAGCGCAGGGCACAGGGGTGCTTTTCTTCCAACCGATTCAAAGTTTTTTTTAAAAATGGCACGGGAGATCATCCTGGTGGCTGTTACGGGAAATGCTGCAGTCGAACGCGAAGAAACACTCGTGACGACAACCGGAGAGTCCAAAATTGTTTTGGGGAAATCATTGGTCGTCTCCGGTTACGAGGATACCCTGGCGCGGGTGGTGATTGCCCTGGTGGACATCTCTGAGCGTAAAAGAGCGGAAGCTGCTTTGCGGGATAGGGAACGAAAATTTCGGGAGCAAGCCTTCCGCGATGGCTTGACCGGTCTTTACAACCAACGTTACCTGTATCAGTCTCTTGCCAAATGTATTGAACATGCGCACGCCAACGGCACCCCGGTTTCACTGATATTTATGGACCTGGACTATTTTAAAAAGGTCGTTGACACCTATGGCCATCTCAATGGTAGCCAGGCCATCCGGAAAGTTGCCGGTACCATTGATAATTGCCTGAAAGAACCGGCTTATGCCGTGGCCTACGCGGGGGATGAGTTTGTGGTAGTCCTGCCGGGGCTGGATCAGTTCCAGGCCTTTCAAAAAGCCTCCGAGATCCGTTCCAGGGTGAAAAATACGGTCTATGTCCTGGATCAGGGCATTGAGGTCCGGCTGCAGGCCAGCTTTGGGGTAGCAACCTTTCCGCAACATGCAACGGACTTAGACGGTTTGATTGCTGCCGCCGACCACGCCCTTTTTGCCGTCAAGAAAGCTGGTAAAGACGCCATTGGCCAGTTTCAAAGACCGTAGTGCGTTCAGCCGGGCTTGTCATAACTTCGGCCATATCACCGTATATATAGCGCCTCCGGCCCGCCCCATCCCGGCTTCTTCAGTACGGTCCGGGGAATGTCGTACGCCGGCAATGGGCGGGCCGGAGGCCGTGACAAGGTGGCCGAAGTTATGATCAAGCATGTTCAGCCTTATCGCAAAAGGCGAATAGCCCTGACAGGGCCACACTCACCATGAGCATCCTCTTTACAAAATCTTAACAATTTTGTCCCTGAGCAACACAAAACCTTTACATTTATTTTATATTTTACGTCTGGAAGCGGTCGGGTTTTCAGCGGGTAGCGCTGACAATAAAGAACACCCAAATGCTTTTAAAATCCATAAAGAAGGATAACGCCACGAGGATTATGGGACTATTCGTATAGTTTCTTAGAAGTTTTTCAGGCCATATTTCTGAAAGGAACCGTTAGTGCCTTATTCCTTAAACTCTGTCAAAAAAAAGGGCCTGATCATAACTGCGGCCATATTTTTCAGTGCGTAGCCTCTGAGTTCCGCCCGTTGCCGGCGTACGACATGGCCCGATCCGGGTAAAAGATGTCGGGGCCGTAAAACGTTAAGAAGCGCAAACGGCTTGAGGCGTGCCGAGTTTTTGCGCTTTAGATTCATGGGCCCGGCATCCCCCGGATCGTGCTGGAGAAGCCGGCAATGGGCGGGACGGAGGCCGTGACATTGTGGCCGCAGTTATGATCAAGCCCCAAAAAAAAGAATTTTCCCGTTATAGTTACCGCCCGATTCGCTCGAGACGCGAAGAACGCAGAGCCTCGAAACAGCGGTTTTGGTCTCTGCGAGCTTTGTGCCTCGAGAGAGCGAAGCGAACGGGCGGTAGAAAATTAAAGAGTTTTTTGTAACGGCAATTCCATGGAAATCGGGTTGCGGGCACGGCCCGCGTTAGTTACTTACAAGTTGAAAGGAAATTAGCGGCAGCCTTTTTTGATACCCCGCTGCTCGTGGCGGGGTCGATTCAATACAGGCCGGGATGAATGTTATGTCTATGAACCAGCCCACCGTACTGTTTATTGCCGGGATCGCTGAAATTTATTCAGATTTGAAGCAACTTTTAGCCCGGGACAATATTCGGGTCTGCCATGTTGAGCGCCGTGAGGCCAAAATATTGCTTGCCGAGAACGATCGGCCTCATCTGGTTGTGCTTGACTGTTCTGGACCCGGGGTCGCCGGGCTGGTTCTGTGTCAGGAAATCCGTGCTCTATATTCGGGGCTTCTGGTTCTTGTTTCCGAATACGGAGACGAACGGTTTCATGTCCTTGCGCTGGGCCTGGGCGCGGATGCTTCCCTGTCCATCACCGCAGGTGCGCCGCTGGTGGCGGCCAATATTAAAGCGTTGCTTCGACGGTTTTCGCCTGCAGCTCAGCCCTCGGTACTGACGTTCGGAAAGCTGACCGTCGATACCAACAGACGGGATGCTTTTGTTGCGGGCCAGGCGGTGAAACTTTCCACCATTGAGTTTCAACTTTTCTGGTATCTTTCCCAAAAATCCGGCTGCGTCGTCACGCGGGATGAAATTTCACTCGAACTTTATCACGCAGCCTACAATGGATACGACCGTAATATCGACCTGTATATTTCACGCATCCGTCAGAAAATCGGAGACGATTCGACGTCCCCCCGATACTTGAAGACTGTCCGCGGGGTCGGGTACCAATTTGTGGGGGAGTAGGTCCGGCATGCCGTCTGCCGGTTCAAAGTGCGTTGCCGGGAGATCAGCCCCTCTCTTCTGATACAAACTGTTACTTTCCTGTGACAATAAGACCATAGAGTTTTTGTTAAAAAAGACGATATAAAAAATGTGGGAAGATTATTTTTCCAGGATCAGCAATAAAACAATTTCAAGGAGGTAAAACATGATCAACGGCATAAACAGTATGAGCAGTAGCGCCATGTCGATGATGAGCAGCAGTTCCACGGTTCGACAGCAGCCGCCCCCGGGCAACGATGTCTTCCAGATGACAGACACAGACAGCGACGGACTGGTTTCCGAAACCGAGCTTGAGACTCTGGTGGCAGGCCTTGAAGAGATTACCGGAACCAGTATCGACGTTGAAGAGGCGCTCAGCAGTTTTGACGCCGATGAGGATGGAGCCTTGAGTGGGGAAGAGCTGCGAGGATTGATGGACAGCAACGGATTCTCCCCATCCGATATGGCCAGCAATGAAAGTGGCGAAACACAGAGTATGCAGCCGCCGCCCCCGCCGCCGCCTGCCGTTACTGAACAGGCCCTGTCAGCTTATGCTCAAAACACCGAAGATGATCAAATAGAACAATTGATGCAGTTTCTGGAGGAACAGAATAGTGCCGGCTCCGAATTCTCTTCGGTTAATGCTATTGAATTTTCTTCGATTAATGTCATTGGCTGAGAGGAATATTTTATACCGCCCGTTCGTTTCGCTCTTTTGAGGTACAGAGATCGCAGAGACCAGAACCGCTGTTTCGATGCGCTGCGTTCTCTGCGCCTTGAGCGAAGCAGGCGGTAAATATACCCGTACGGAGACGAAAAACGTAAACTTATTTTCCATTTCGTGTGCTGTAATCCAAACTCTGGTCGACTTCTTTTCAAGAAGTCGTTTTTAGAGGAAAAACTGAGGTTTTT harbors:
- a CDS encoding sensor domain-containing diguanylate cyclase; this translates as MTMKSEDIEKLNSEISLLRRKVAEFQGTEQRCRNAEAALKAYEERNRLLGDSAPLGIFAIDTRGGITGITRKMQQMLSWPSVCNSEAVNLFDCQAMLASGIFPDIQRCIDQNQPVITEHPFTDPQGTCVHLRYYLSPIPGANDTVSGVMAIVEDYTELKRAEDALRESEKRYRQLFQSAPIALIEWDASPLKAYLEELRLSGVSDFRTYLEQNSQQVHHCWSLIKAVDHNQAFLDLMGVADSAGHRGAFLPTDSKFFLKMAREIILVAVTGNAAVEREETLVTTTGESKIVLGKSLVVSGYEDTLARVVIALVDISERKRAEAALRDRERKFREQAFRDGLTGLYNQRYLYQSLAKCIEHAHANGTPVSLIFMDLDYFKKVVDTYGHLNGSQAIRKVAGTIDNCLKEPAYAVAYAGDEFVVVLPGLDQFQAFQKASEIRSRVKNTVYVLDQGIEVRLQASFGVATFPQHATDLDGLIAAADHALFAVKKAGKDAIGQFQRP
- a CDS encoding response regulator transcription factor → MSMNQPTVLFIAGIAEIYSDLKQLLARDNIRVCHVERREAKILLAENDRPHLVVLDCSGPGVAGLVLCQEIRALYSGLLVLVSEYGDERFHVLALGLGADASLSITAGAPLVAANIKALLRRFSPAAQPSVLTFGKLTVDTNRRDAFVAGQAVKLSTIEFQLFWYLSQKSGCVVTRDEISLELYHAAYNGYDRNIDLYISRIRQKIGDDSTSPRYLKTVRGVGYQFVGE
- a CDS encoding EF-hand domain-containing protein; this translates as MINGINSMSSSAMSMMSSSSTVRQQPPPGNDVFQMTDTDSDGLVSETELETLVAGLEEITGTSIDVEEALSSFDADEDGALSGEELRGLMDSNGFSPSDMASNESGETQSMQPPPPPPPAVTEQALSAYAQNTEDDQIEQLMQFLEEQNSAGSEFSSVNAIEFSSINVIG